The following nucleotide sequence is from Pithys albifrons albifrons isolate INPA30051 chromosome 2, PitAlb_v1, whole genome shotgun sequence.
CTGGAATTCTATTAATGACCCTGAACAGACTGTAAGAGTGCTGAATTGGtattttaagattatttatGCGTATATATAAATCTAGGTAACTTGAAATACAGGGGCAAAATGCCTAAATTTCTCTAATGACTTTTCATGTTTTGTATTGATCAAAGAATTTCTGGCCAAAACTTTAAGATGAAAAACTGAAGAAGGATCCCGTGTCATAAGCACTTACTATCTTTCTATCTGCCCTCTTTACTGTGTGTTTGATTTTATTCTTGCTGGCAATTCACCTTCTTGTATAGCGGATCCATTATCATATTCCCAGTTTGAAATTGCATGTGTTTACATAAATTCCTATTCAGAAACTGTTTCATGTTATGTTATGGATGTTGTCAAGGAACATCTCTTTAAAGACAGTGATGAGAGCTGACTTAAATTTATGGAAGAGTGTGCACTGCTGGTACAATGCCATTAGCAAAGCTGTTCGTAACAGCTTGTTTTCATTATGCTAACAGAATGAAGATTGTTTTGTTATTAGCCTCTAGGACTTTTAAAGGGCAACTAGAAATGTGGTGATCTTACAGCTTTTTTATCCTGGAGGTCAAACTAAATAAGTAAAGTGAGTTTTTTATGAAGTTAGCTTTTGTGAGTATGACCTAATACCAATCAGTTTGACTTCTTAATTTGAATTGTGTGGGACTGGACAAGCCACAGTTCTTTACCATGATGCTTTGCCTGTGCCTATagcaaagggaggagaaaaatatattgttGGGAGTGAAAGCAGAGAAACCTTCAAGTGCTTCAGTCTGCCAGGTGGGGGCAACTGTTGCCTTGCATGATATGTGAGGGTGGAGGTACGTGGGTATCCTCTTTGTGTGGTTGTCCCTGCTTTGTCATTGAGCACAACTTCTGTACTATATGACAGTGTTGTGTTCATGGACCACTAAACAATGGTtgtctcctcctcttctcttcaCAGAGTGGATCATTTGTACACATTTTTTGTTCAGTGGTCACCAGAAGTATACGGGAAAGATGCCAAAGAGCAGGGTTTTGTTGTGGTAGAAAAAGAGGAGCTTGACATGATAGACAACTTCTTCAGTGAGCCCACTACTAAAAGCTGGGAGGTGAGTGATTTCTGCCTTTACAAGAAGGATGTGCATTTCAAGTGTGCATCCTCTATTAGGAATCTTAGCAGTTGTTCTTTGCAGGATTTTTATGATGTTTCTTTATAAAAGTTCACATAGAGGTTTCCTCAGGGTTTTTATCTGTCTCACAAATGTGCTCATATTCCTTCAggtctcctttcttttctccctaGAAAGAGCAGGTAAACAACTCGGAGCTGTCTGGTGTGCAGACAGAAAGTGTGTAAATATTTTGATCATGTGATGCTAGACTTTTGCAAAGCTGTACAGATGTGTGTTGTTAGCATTGCTAAATTTCTTACTGCATTTACACGCTACAAATAAAACCTTCAAAATGTGTATATGCATGTAAAGACCAGCACAGACTCTTGTGTGTTGGATGAAATGGATTGATATGTGGTGatgtgccaggccctgccttCTTGGGTGCACGCAGAAATACTGTTTGAATGTTGGTTCTAAGATGGGTAAGTTTTATCCTTGGactttgtctttttcttgtgGGGTCTGTGGCAATCTGTTTTAACCATTTGGCATGCATGCGCTTGTTATCTGTGTGTTTATTCTGCATAAAAAGTCTAGTTTCTAAGGGAAATAAGCTTGCACACATATTTTAAACGATATTTCTGAATGGTCAAACACTTGCTGTGCTAAGAATATGGGataaattaaaaagacagaTAAATCCCTAAGTGGGAAATACCTTGATGGTGTAATTAAAAAGGTGATCTGCTTATTTGTCTTatacttattttctttaaattctattgccttttttttaagcatttttatcTTCAGAGAATGTTGTTTTGTTCAAAAAATTGAGCTTGGGAGTGGGACTTTTCCTTTGCAATTTAGCAACCTCTAATCCCAAGTAGCttatatttttacagttttgtaGTTTCTTAATGCTGGTGCAATGTGAACtacaagatggaaaaaaatagcctttcttgttttctcagaGCTGAGTGCTGTCATAATTTCACTAGATTTCACTGTTCAGTTATTTATTTGCATGCTGTTTTCATAAAACTGGAATGAAGGAGGAGAGCTAGTGATCCAGTGATCCAAAGGACAGAGGTGGGAGAGATCTGGCTACACCAGGAGCTTGTCTctcattgttttatttaaatatgcatTGAGAGGAAAAATTGGCTGGAAACTGCTTCCAAAGGtgtgtctgtttcatttgtaaTATATTCAGGTTTCACCAATCTGAAGTAGGTCTGGCAGGAAATCTCTATTGCATAAAGTCCAAATTTGGGCATGATGACTGTGGAAGTTTCACTCTCCCTTGCAGGGAAATAGAAAGTGTAATTGTAGAGAAGCATATAAGCAATTTTATCACAGCATGCCAAGGCCAGTAGCTGTCTGTCACGCTTGTGGGTGAGAACTCTTGCTACTAGAGCAGGGATAGAGTAGAGGATACTGCAAAGTAAACTGCTAGATAATGAAACAGAGACAAATGCCTTTGAATATTCAAATTCTTTACTATGCCAGACCTGACCAGGAGGAACCTTTTGTGGAGGTATGTTGAACTGTATCCCTGTTCAAACAGTGTGGATCTGATGGCAGCACTTCTCTCCTAGTAATAAATGTGTTCTGTACTCACATGGTGGGACATTTCCACCTCATGTAGCTTTCTCAGTCCTATAAAATCTTTGAAAGATTTTGTAGGTCCAGTTTCTGAAGATTTTGTAGATCCAGTTTCTTTAGTGGTTGattcttttcatcttcttctGCTTTTGTGTGGTCTTAAATATCTGATCTTGCAGATCCCTCTTTTTGCAGCTGTTGACTGAACTTCATTCAAATGTGAAGTTCAGTTAGAGACTGAGTAGCTGCCTATGCAGAGAAGAAGAGGGGCTTGTCAGTCCCTGGGGTCAATTTGCAATTCGTGTTAGTGGGTTTTCTATGCTTGCTTGTGTCTTTGAGTTTAGTCACATTTTGCTACAGATAGTTGATTTACTATGATACTTTTCCCCCACTCCTGGTGGGAGACTATTCCTAAAAGAGTCTCTAGAAGGGGAGTTGTGTACTATTAGATTTaagatgaaaattttaaaaattgtattaattaaaaaaatatatatatataaaataatggTCTGGGAGATAAGGAGGGAAGACAAACCACTCAGAAGGTGAAAAAAGAATGAGAATAAAAACCATCTGTTTGTTGTGGTGGTTTgaggtgttttggggtttttttaattatctaaCTTTGCTGTGCAAACTTTCCCTGAAATTGACCTTACGAAAAATTTTCCAGCACAGGATTCTCTGCTGTTTCAGAAGACCCAGGactgggctggaggggcagaATGAAGTTATACAGCTCTTGCAGTATCACAGGCAGGAATACATGTAACCTTTCAGGTGTGCAAGGGTACATAACAGCATAAGTTTTGCAGACTGGGTTTTGCCCTGTgatccttccctttctcttctcctaACCCTGCTGTGTGCATTGGAATGACAGTGCCTGGgtgccctgctcagctccaggcaCCTCCAGGTGAATGTGGGCTGGATGAGCAGTGGATGCGTTGCTTACACCCCACTGGGGATGCTAGATGTGACTGATAGTATTAGGACTTTGTGAACTCCTCACCAGTCCTGGTGGTCATGAAAAActctttctgtgctttgtgGTGTGGTTAAATTCACACCTGGAGTCAGTCCAGTGCATTTGCTTTCTCACCTGGGGGGCAGGTGGGTGTAGGACCTCCAGTCACCTCTTGGCATTTGTCTTGACTGCTGACAGCTTCTGCAAGTTCAAGCAGTGATCCTGAAGGTGCGGAGTAGTTACGCAAAACTTGATCCATGTGTAACATGGAAGCTGCTTGGAAGCTGTATTAGCAGGGAGTAGCATAGCAATGTACTCTGCAGCCACATCTTGAGATTCCTGCTCCAAGATAAGACCTCGGTGGTCATAGGCTCAGGGAAGTAAAAGACAGTTGAagatttcctgtttgttttgtagcTAGGTCTCCTtgcttcccttttctttcttatcaTCTCCATCTCTGAGCTCTTGctgttgctttctctgtgccGTGGTGGCAGCAGGCACCAGCTGAAGCCCcgctgccaggcacagcaggccTCATCTCACCCCCTACTGCTGTGTGGAGCTGAGGCTCCTGCCACTTGCTAAGCACCACAAGCTGCACTGAAGGCctggcagctttccagctgtGCCAAGTGATGTCCTCTGCTAGATGGGAGGCTGGGCACCCCAGAAGCAGCTTGTCAGGAGCCAGGACACCTGGACTGCTGCCACCAGGGGGTGAAGTGGCATCCTCTCTGCAGTGAGCTCTGGGCATCGTGGGTGCTTCCAGCCTTAGATCTCCTGCCTCGTGCTGCGTTTGGGATGCTGTTTGCTCCTCATGCTGTGTGCAGTTCAGAGTTTGTCCCCTGCCTTTCTCAGCACCGTGTAGGCTGCTGAGGCCTTTTATAGACAAACATTAGGTGTATGGAATCGCATTCTCATTTTGTTGCCAGTTTTATGAGAAAAGTTAGTGTGGCTTACCTGTAGTTGCTGGAAAGAAGTCTGTGCTTTGTAAGTATGTCAATTTAAAACTGatattagaaatatttatatggactcaccttttaaaatattacagtattataaagtaattttcaaagaGCTGTTCATTTCCAACTAAGAGTGTATTTTATAGACCTTGACTGTCATGCTGTCATGTCACCCATTTGGTTCAGGCTGCCTGTGCCTGATATAACCATCCCATATGGTGGTTTTGCTCCACAGTGTGACAGCTGAGGTGTAAGTTTTAAATTACCTGGTTTCAACAGAGGATTGATGATGTAAGAGCTATGCTTTAGGCTGGACACTTGTTCTCTTTCCTCAGATCATTACTGTAGAAGAAGCCAAACGACGAAAGAGCGTTTGTAGTTACTACGAAGAAGAAGATGATGATACTTTGCCTATCTTAAAGCATCACAGTGCTGTCCTGGAGAACATGCACATAGAGCAGGTATGGCTAGAAAAACCTTAAGTTTCCTTGTTAGATGTGATGCTGTCTCTGTTGAATGTGGGACATTCTACCTTTTGGAGGCAATGCcaatgttttgtttgggtttttttttttctggaaagtaCTTAGTATGTTGGAGTGACCTTGTGCAAGGTCTGGTTTGCTGCTGCACTGGATCACCCGGAGAGCTTATTTTTGAGTTGTGATATCGAGAGGACTGGCAGTACTTTCAGTGCTTTCAGTAGATGATGTGAATGCAGGCAGTTGGGCTCAGAGTACAAGGCCCACATGCACGTGGCAGAGATGTTAAGCTGCTGCTCCCTTGACAGCCATGTTTTGACTCAGAAGCCTCTGCAGGAAGGGAATAGTCTGGTGCACCGCCTTTGACCCAACCTGTTAATTGTGTAACCATTTCCTTCTGTTCATTTGCCCAGCTTGCCCGGCGCTTGCCCGCACGAGTGCAGGGATATCCGTGGCGCCTCGCATACAGTACGCTGGAGCATGGGACTAGCTTGAAGACTCTGTACCGTAAATCGGCATCTCTCGACAGTCCAGTTCTCCTTGTCATCAAGGATATGGACAACCAGGTAAGCAGTGCTTGTTTTGTGGGGGTTAGACTGAAAAGGCAACATTATAAAAAGCAACTGTTATGAAATAAATGCTAGTCGTACCATAAAGTGGCATCATACCAAAATAAGAtattggtgttttcttttttattttttactgccTAAACTAAACTTACAGCAGTATTCAGCACTAATAAAAGCTTTAGAATTGCAGTGAGGGCCTTTGGTAGTATCTTCCTTAGGTATCTCAGTTAAACAAGCTGCCCCAAACAACGTCTCTGTGAAGGTCTCATTCTTCATTAGCTGCTAGAGGTGGCAATCCTGTTACCGTTGTTGCCTCCTGGCTTTTAACTTGCAGGATACAAAAGATTTGGAGGAGTACTTGCATATCTGGTGTACTTCACTAGTTGGTTCTTCTAACACGAAATTCAGCTCAGTTGTTCAtagaaagtattttgaaatgtttggggttttttctctttaattttgcACTGTcaataaaaatagtttaatcATTTTATTCCAACAGATATTTGGAGCATATGCTACACATCCCTTCAGGTTTAGTGACCACTACTATGGCACTGGTGAAACATTCCTCTATACATTCAGTCCACATTTCAAGGTAAGTGGGTGTTCactttcttaaataaaattttttggCCTCCTCTTCTGAAGAATTTATGAGATTTTTATGAAGGCAGCATATCTGAGTTTAGAAGATGTTGATGAATGCAGTTAATCATTCATTGCTTCAGTGCAATGCTTTAAGCAAAAGTGGCTGTAATTATCTTACGTGCTAAGAGGAGAGTTTGTAATGGTGAGAAGGAGAGGGTTTTAAGTGGATTGAAGATGGAAGCAGGAAGGAGCTAAGGAGTTGACTGTCAGACTCGCCTCAGAAGTCAGTGATATCAAGAATACGGTATAATGTCATGTGTTTTTAGGGTCACAGTGGCAACAAACAAGAGATAAGGGTGTTACTGAAACACCTTGTAATACTTATAGCTTATGCATTTTTTCATATTGAACACATTGTTCCTTTTTAATAGAATACCTGTTGGTTTAGAGAGAGAggcagaatttaaaataaaattagtgtGCTTTGTTCAtagttttaaatatgtattgATCCTTTACTTTCTACTTATTACCTCTTCtcctttcaagaaaaaaaatatatatgaaaaacaCCTGCTAAGAGTAGGTACACAGTAGTTTGAGAGTACAAGAATCTTCACAATCCAAATATATTTGGGGTTTTCCCCTCCTCAGGTATTCAAATGGAGCGGCGAAAACACCTACTTCATCAATGGAGATACTAGCTCTCTGGAGCTTGGAGGTGGAGGGTGAGTgaacatttgcttttcaaatcaTTTAgccaattttattttaaatgagaatAAGTGTAATGGTAGATGTAAGAAAAACTTATCAGTCAAGTGTCTGAACTTTCAGTAGTAAGAAGTGTGTAGTCTGTGTAGTGCAGATAGCTCAGCAATCTGATTTCTGTTACAGACTCAGAGCAATTTCATTTGCTTAAACCGAGTGACTGATGTCAGCCAAGTAGGATTTGTTGcagtgttgttttgttgggtaTTTTTAGGTACATAGGTGTCTCATTGCTGAAGAGATTTGCCACTGGAAGATAATCTCTAATGGCAGTTTTGCCATCAGCTTCTAAGGTTTATCACATCATCCTTATTACATTTTCATTATTCTGTTGATGCATAGAGCAAGGACCCAGGCAGTGCATAATTAGGTTGTGAGTTTCAAAGGTCAGTGGGTACAACTAACTAAAGCTTGCTGCAGGTGGCACCATGAGACCTCTGGGCATGGTTTGCATTGAGTGTACATAAACTCCCCGCCTCCTCCTCATAACCAGAAGGAGCCGTGTCCGCAGCCAGGGGAGGGAGCCCAGTGCCTGGTGTCAGCCACGACTGGCAGTGGGAACAGCCAAATGGCACAGGGGGGTGCAGGCCCTCActgggccctgtgctctgcaggctTCCTGGTGAGTGCTTTGCCAGGTTTGAGCTCTTCACATGTGGTCTAAGAGATACTCAGAATTACCTAAATTTCTCTGTGTCATTTCTTTGATTGTTTATACAACTTTTGGTATTTTTACTGTTACATATAACCAAAAATTTGTCGTGTATTTCCTTTTTAGTGGCCGGTTTGGCTTATGGTTAGATGCAGATTTGTATCATGGGCGAAGCAACTCCTGCAGCACCTTCAATAATGACATCTTAACTAAGAAAGAAGATTTCATAATACAGGACGTAGAAGTATGGACTTTTGAGTGAAGTACTGACTGCCTTAAGGACTGGATCCATTAGGCACTTAAACGCTAACTAGAAGGTGCAGGCTGCCTCACAATGTTACACGCTTTTTCCTCAAGTTTGTACCAGAGCATGACTAcggaaaaaaccaaccaaacaacccaAGAATAAAAGAATTGGTTTTCAGAGGCAGCAAGAGACAGAACAGTAAGAGATCACTCGAAAGTGTTTTTTACTGCCTCTTCCAACACGCCTCCATTGAAGATTGATGCTTATAAAACATTCATGGTGTGTAAGTTGAAAACTTTTTATGTAACTGTGAAAAAGATCCTTTGGGAAAACTGTTAACTATCTAGTACATTCCATGTGTTGTATTTATGTTCAATGTACAAATGCTgaccaaaaataaaaagttacttTACCAAAATCTACAACATACTCTTTGCCATGGAAAAGATTCAGAAATAGGTGTACAAAGCACTTAAGggaacatgtttttaaaataattttatttattgttattgtATAGCACATTTTTTGTGAATGTATTAGctatgttctttttttcttttaatgtctcAAATTTCATTTTGATAAATAATTGCTGTTGAGATAGGTTTATTATGCACTGGCATTTATTCTGAATCAATTTATTTGATTTCTGaagttaatttttatatttttattttgtaaatgagattttgttttcattacacCCTAATTagagggtttgtttttctggcaGAAACACTTGAGTGCataattctgtttcattttcttttcctgagatGAGGGAGAAGGTGGATAGGGCTTCATATTAACTCTGCAGTCACATTCCTGTTAATAATTACTATTTTGGCAGTATGGAGACACTGGGCAAACTGCCACCTTGTGTAGACTCTGTTGCAGTCCACAGAATTGGGACAGCATGCTCTGAGCATCTACCCTAGTATTACTTGACTCTTTACGAAGGACATTTCTACGAGagaattgtttttctgtgtaaCCACCAAATGATTCAAAAGAAGCCACTCACTGTGCTTTTGTGAGCATTTCTCTACAAATTGAAGAATTTGTTAAGGAGAAGATAGAGTCAAGATTTAGAGAAGAATGTTCTTTTCCTAACAGGCTTGGTCATGGTAGTGTAAAACTCGTTTTCTTTGTAATTACATACATTATTTATTTCCTCCGCCAAAAAAGACTCAAAGCAACAGGGTGATTTAGGATTTGACAGGCAACTAAATATTCTTGgttgtttttaatgaaatgaaattatacTCTCCACCCCTGCCAAAGCTGAAAAGGCCCTAtattacaaaatgaaaattttggtAAATGGGGAAAGTGTGAAAAAGGACTGTCAATCTTCATTCTTTGATAAGGAATTCTGCTTTGCCATTaagctgtggttttgtttaCACAGTGCAGGCCTAACCAACATTAGGATGCTGTCCTGCCTTACATTTGAATGTGTCATTATCCTGAGAAAGGCAGGTTTTTGAAAGAGTAGGGTGTGTTAAAGCAGTACAGTCTAATTTTAGAATATTAATAACTGAATAATACAACTCAGTGTAGTTATTGCTCTTTCCTTTTTGAAtagattaaattaaaagagaatcaccaagtgcttttctttctaaagcATTTCTAAATCTTAATCCTGCACAGAAATTTCACTGTCTAAAAAAACAATTCTACATAGATAGAGTAAGCCTATAACACACGACTGCACGTGAGCTTTTCACACTTCTTTCTATGTGGTTGGTCTTCTACAGCCATAAATAAAGTTCTTACTGgtaatgctttaaaatattttggaagttGCTAACAGCATAATGCTTGGAAGATACCCAGAATATCTAACACAGTTTGCTCTTTTAAATGGTGGCAAACCACttaatagtttaaaaataaaaaaggaaaaatcccaaacaacagaaaaaccccacaccaaacAAGACTAAACCAACTAAATTCAACATTTTACATATATTTCACTATTGCTGCCTACAACTTACTCCATTATATATCCTTGTCAGAGCATATCTAAACGCTGTGGTCTATATTCAAAACAGTGTTGTTCAATCAAAATTCTGTGACCCTTGAAACTATGACTATTGAATATATGTAATGCAGTACTATCACAATATTTTCAATAAAGGAATTTATGCATTCAGAAACTTGTTACAGATGCTTTGTCTTTTATTCACAAACTTTAGAACATTTTAAAGATGGAAGGATGCAGCTTAAGTTACAGGTTATGCTGACAAATACCTGTACCTCCTCataaaaactgaatttcaggATCACCAAATTTTAGAAACACAGGTGAAGAGTTTGGAGCTTTTGGTTGGGTTGTTTTGGGCATTGTTTACttggggggggggtgtggggtgggggggtgtcCTAAAGGAGAGCTGTGTTATGAGTTCACTCAGAGACAGACTTGTGACAAAGGGCCAAGAAATACCAGTAAACAGTTACAGTTGCCTTAGTAAGTAATTCTTGCTGCTACTCTCAGCTGTAGTGAATGACATGTATTCCTTCATCTTTTTCGGCCAATCTGTTCCCAGAAGTCATAAGTCCACGTACATCATTTTTGTATGCACCCTTCTCTAATTTCCAAagtgtttatgtatttttacGTCTGCCCAAGCAAGTCAAAGGCATATAATGTCTTAAAAATACTTGGTTCTTGAGTTTTACTGGTTTTTACTGTATACAGAAATGAcgtgaagagaaaacaaactacGATTATGTGTGAAACAAAACAAGTGTGCTACCTGTGAGCCTTGCTTTCAGTGAAATGGCAGAAACTTTCTTGAAGTAATAGGAAAATTATGGTCATAGTAATTTTTCTCTCGGGGAGAGCAAAACTTTGTTCTTGCAACATCAAATGTGTGCTTCAGTGCTGCTCGGATAAAGATTTTTGATTCGGGATGGTGTGAAAATGCATACTCTTGGTAAGGCTTGTCAGTACTCAGGTAAGTGCAGATGTTTTATTTGGTAGTGGTTTCAGTGCAGGTTTTGCACTGAATGTTTTGCGCAAACATGGCTTTAGAGCAAAGGAAAATCTAGGGACTGCCTAGAACTCTGGAGATTGGCAAATCTGGCAAATGAGCTCCTTCAGGTGGAATAGCTAACCATGACCTGTTTGTACAGGCACAGCATGCTTGCcctaaaaaaatacacatttctgaaaaatctcaGTCTAAATTTTTCATCTCGTTACCTTTTTAAATGCTACAGCCTGTAATCAGTGGGATGAGTACTTTTATGCCTTTTGGGCTGCATGAAGAATACAAACATTGAAATTCCATGGTCAGCGATTCTGCAGCAgtgcaaattatttaaaatacaagttattaagaaaacatttatagAAATTGAAAGATACCCCTTACAAATGCCCTCTGTTAGCTTTGGGAGCAGTTGATAgcatgagggtggtgaggtacTAGCATAGATTGCCAGAGATGCTGTAGATGCCCTGTTCAGGGaagggttcaaggccaggttggataaggcTTGGAGCAGattggtctagtggaaggtgtccctgcctgtgaatgatctttaaggtcccttccaacccaaaccattctatgaaatATCTCACTTTGACTCTGAATTAGTGCAGCTGTTGTTAGCAGGCAACAATTTCAGAGCTGTCAGTTTATCCAGTTAGAACTAACAGACTTTAGCCCTCCTTGGCAGGAGTGTGGAAGAAAAAATGTAGACTCAATGGGAAAAATCTGTGGAATTCTACTAATGACCCTGAAGAGACTGCAACAGTGCTGAATTGCtattttaagattatttatgcatatatatatatatatatatctaggTAACTTGAAATACAGGGGCAAAATGCCTAAATTTCTCTTATGACTTTTCATGTTTTGTATTGATCAAAGAATTGCTGAACAAAACTTACGGgtgaaaaatggagaaagacCCTGTGTTACAGGCACTATCTTTCTGTCTGCCCTCTTCACTGAgcgttttttttttctctctttcttcctggCAATTCAACTTTACTGAGCTCAGAACGCGTTCACTTGGCTTTGGTCCCAGTTTGCAccattttgttgtttgggggcttttttcctAGTCAAAACTGGGCGGATATCAGCCCTCCTGCGCTGCCGCCGATGCCGCGAGAGCACCGCGGGGAGGAGGGGCCCCCGCCCCGCCAGCCCCGGGAGCGCCGCTCCGCCCACGCCAAGCGGGCGCAGGCGCGCCGGGAGCGGATCGGGAAGGTGCCGGGAGTGGAGCGGGACAAGGCCGGGAGAGGGACCATGACCGGGGACGAGCCCGCGGGTGCGTCCGCCGCCGCAGGGAGCGAAGCCGGGAATGGCGGCGGCTACGACGCGAAGTGCGTGTTCTGCAGGATCGCCCGCCGGGAGGAGCCGGACACGGCGCTGCTCCCCTGCGAGGTGGGTGAGGGGCGCggcttccctcctccctccctccctccctccctccctccctgcctgcctccctccctccctgcctccctccctccctccctgcctgcctccctccctccctccctgcctgcctccctccctccttccctctctccttcgttccctccctccttctctccctcttctttccctcccgcctccttctctccctccctccctccctccctccctccgaCGGTGCCGGCTCCTGGCGAGAGGCCGCCCCCAAATGCCGGGCGGGAGCGCAGCAGCCCCAAGGGCCGTCAGCTCTTGGTGTGGGCACAGCGGGGACACACCGATGGGTGGAAGGCGCAGTGCCCTCCGTAAGGGGTGGCACGGCAGCCTTTGGACGCCTTGGAGCTGTCACCGAGGTGTCCTGGCTGCGGGAGGGCAGCACACGTTCCGTGCCTGTGGGCTGGCTCCAAAAATCTCCAGATTTTCGCTTGTTACTTCAGCTATGACATTaggttggggggttttgtgtgtgtgttgttgaTAATGGGGAAGATGGACTTTGTTGCCACCTCTTTGCCGATATCCTCTTCCTAATCAATTAATGGGGCAGTCCCGCAGTGTAATGcagagcactccggactctgaatcccaaggacctgagttcgagtctcagtggtgACCGTCCCCTcgcagttaaatgcctccctgccatccgatcccgtcacatctcggatgctcagcagggtcagccccggttagtaccgggtgctgtgacagtcctgaggacttcactgtcactgtccaagctcgctcggccgtggcagatggacctcgggacttaaacggtggggccagttctgcgtacgctgtgcctcacctgaaaaacccactgtgcaggctggaagggaacacccacgtggggagagcccttcccaaatctgcgttcgcgaagtcTGGTCATACAATCAATTTAATGTGTTTGCATCCTTAGTATGAAGACCTCGTTTGCTTCAGAGACAGGAAACCTGGTGCCCCCCACCACTACCTGGTGGTGCCCGTGGAGCACATGGGGAACTGCAAAACACTGAAGGCGGAACACATACCTCTAGGTAAGGCTGCAAGTGTGTGTTTAACCTaaaggaaagcaatttttcaCAGCCTTAAATAGTGTGTTCTCAAGGTAACTGCACCTTTGAACACCTTTTGTAAACATGGAAATAGTTGATGTGAGTGAGTGTAGGTAGG
It contains:
- the NCOA7 gene encoding nuclear receptor coactivator 7 isoform X5 translates to MKQRQMPLNIQILYYARPDQEEPFVEIITVEEAKRRKSVCSYYEEEDDDTLPILKHHSAVLENMHIEQLARRLPARVQGYPWRLAYSTLEHGTSLKTLYRKSASLDSPVLLVIKDMDNQIFGAYATHPFRFSDHYYGTGETFLYTFSPHFKVFKWSGENTYFINGDTSSLELGGGGGRFGLWLDADLYHGRSNSCSTFNNDILTKKEDFIIQDVEVWTFE
- the HINT3 gene encoding adenosine 5'-monophosphoramidase HINT3, which produces MTGDEPAGASAAAGSEAGNGGGYDAKCVFCRIARREEPDTALLPCEYEDLVCFRDRKPGAPHHYLVVPVEHMGNCKTLKAEHIPLVKRMMEVGKAVLQKNNFSDLNDVRMGFHWPPFCSIAHLHLHVLAPASQLGFLSRLYYRINSYWFITAEQLIERLQSENAAS